TGATTTATCTCAGAATAGGGGTCTTAAACAATGAAGGAAACAGAATATTATCAGCGCAACTACCTGAAGGTCTTAAAACCAAATATAATAATCACAGTTCTGTGCATaggataattttttattcatcactttattGTAGCGCATTTTCACTTGAAAAAGAACACCTGACTTCAGAACACATGACTTCATATTAGCCTGCTCGAAAGCAATCTCAGAATTCTATTACAGTTGAGGTGgtagaaataaataaactatACCCCGCTTTACGATTTGCTCCCAATAGTCAGATTCACTCTACAATACATAGCTGTAAGCTTGGCATCAGGTTTTACTTTGTCCCCTTTCTACTGGTGTCTCGACAAATTTCAGGACAATAAACTTAGCGATAACTTTACTATGCAGTCAACTATCCTAAATTTACAAAACCTAATGAAAATCAGAGAGAGAATAAAGGATATCAATAACGCGGTCTTTGAAATCCGAAAGTTTAGCCTTAGGTTACAATAAGTCATAATTATAAACTAAGAAGGGTTTATAGTCGAAATTAtgggaaaaaagaggaaaggcTTCCACGTGGAATGAAAGTTTTTGCCCTTTTAAATTCAGAGCTAACTTGTGACTGGCCCAGGAGTCTTTGCAGCCTTATCCTTTTGGCCCGTTGACCTTTCTGATATCAACTTTACAGGTTGAATGCTACAGCCATTTTTTCGTCCGACGCTTCTTGAGGTCTTTCGTCTGACGAGGAAAAGGCTTCATCTGCTTCAGCTAATAAGGAGTTAAACACAAGGAGGAATATTGACAAGcgtcaataaaaaaatacaattaaaaaaacacacTTTTTTTCCCGGTttcgtgtttttctttctgtgaagGCTGAGTGTTCACTTGGTACCTTCTTGACCATGACATACCTAATTATTTCGTTTTATTGAAGTCAAGTGAGGTGCATTGTCAAAACATACTGTTTGAAAGGGGAAAGTAACAGTAGAGAGAGATCTTAACATGCCCACTAAAATGAGACTAGGAGCAAGAGCCcatggaagaaaaattccatGCGCACTTCTTTTTGAAAGTAGCAAAACAGTTTTTTGCAGAATTAAGCTATTTACAAATGATAGGGTAAATCGTCATACACACGTTTAGGAAAAGGGGTAGAAAGGCGAAGCGTCTTTCAGTTGTTCGTAGAAAAAGTCTAACGAAGGCATCCTGAGAGCAATTTCAACGAATCTTGCGTAATGTTCTTGAGCAGTGTTGAAAAATAAGGCACAAGGCAAGTACGGACTTGTAATACTTTTTTACCTTTAAGTTCTGATACGCCGAGGTCTGTTTGTGTTGCTCTACAAATAGACTGCAAAATCTGCCCCTCCATCAATTCACTGACACGGATGTTTTGGGTCGCTCCCTTTACCTTGGCATGGAACTGGTAAATCTGAAACAAACGATGTGAACTTCTGGGTCCGATGAACATAATGTTTCTCATGTTACATAAATACAGTTATCGGTCTTTGAGACATATTCCTCGACTCCACtatgaaacaataaaaatcttAATGGTGCTGGGTTTCTCATCAACCATTGCATAGATTTCTTGCCTGGAGTTGCCTCTCCTATCAAACCttatatttcattaaaaactaaataaaaatttccagTGGCcttaaaagcaaaatgaaattcCGTTTCGAAAGGACCATACCGGAATAAACCTAGGAAACATTGCGGGGAGGTTTTGGAAAtggcattttttattttacattagGCGACAGGCAGGAGGGTATAAAGATCCATTTCAACTGAATAGTTTACCAATTGCATTTGCTATATGTCGACGCTTTGATATATCTAACATGGTCAAAATCAAGCCAATCCCAGAATCCTTATAGTCAAGGGTGTTCATGGTAGGGTTTAATTTGGAACGTTCAAGATTCTTACCTTGGGCACAAACACCAGAAGCAAAGTGACAGATGTACTCACGATAAGGCACATTGATAAAATGGCATATGGAGCCTCGTGGTGCACAGATCCTTCAAAAAACAGAGACACAGATGCACCAATAATGGACAAAACGAACACGTTATAAACTGACATCCCGATGTACTTGGAGTCGTTCAGAGCAGGAATAGAAACATTGCGTGTCTCCCAGGCAAGGAAAATACCGAAGAACAATAACAAGCCTTTGTAGGTAAACACGACGGCAAGGAAATACGTCTTGTATCTGCAAGTACATTGATACAACGCTGGGATAGTAACAACGTGGTTTTCCTGGCTGGCctgaataaataatcaaataaagaaactgatttagaaaattaactaaaataGTTTCCCAATGAATCAAATCGCCACCATCCATTTGTGCAACCGGTACGTCCCGACTCAGATGTAGAAAATTATCCCTATGCAATCGAAATATTCTGAAAAGACCACCTTGCATAGAATTAAGTATTCATTGTAGAGTGGTGCCAATGAAGACAGTCTTCATTTCAATAAATACGTAAAAGTTTTGGCTGTTATGCAAGACGGCCACTGTTAGGAAGTGAtcttgaaaaaagagaaacaaacgcAAAGCCTTTGGAATTGTCCTTCGACGCTCTACTACTGAGTTACGGAGAGCTCGAGTACAAAGCTATGCTATACACAAATATGGCCTCGCAAACATTGGATAGAGCATCGGAGGGCAAATCTGCCCTTCACTCTTAACAAAAACGAATAACATTTTTCCTCATTCcatggttaaaattaaaattttccatatttctcGGTCGATTTTTTAAATGCACGTTTTAAAAATGAGATCTCTCACCCTTTCTTCAAACGCTAGTATTTTAGCTTGGAGCGGATCAGTTAAAATCCAGGAGGACAAAAACACCACATCGATCATCAGCAATGCTGCTATAGTAACTAGCAGATGGCTATCCTTGATTGCCTGAAATGAAGAACGTGATGATATACTTTAAAGTTTGAATCTACAGGTTAGCTATTACCCAGGTGGTGTTAGAAGAGCGGTAGATGTAGGACTTGTTTAAACGTTTGAAATCATTTCACTCTAATGAATTCCGCGCCAAgtacttaaattaaaaaaaaagagtgaaaaaggTATGATTTCTCACCATTTTGTCACGACTTAACCCTGCCGTGAATATTTTGTGAACTCTCCAGGTTTTGCTGAACATTGCGCCGAATGAGAGAGAGTATCCAATGCACAACACTGCACTTCGGGCCTGCCATCgaagatcaaatttttttgttatctttaatGGTGATCTCCTGGCTGTAACAGCAGATACAACCATTACGAGAGATTATTGTTCAAGGGCAGCTCCCTCCCTCCTTCACTCGGTGACACATCACAAGTC
This region of Pocillopora verrucosa isolate sample1 chromosome 3, ASM3666991v2, whole genome shotgun sequence genomic DNA includes:
- the LOC136279559 gene encoding gamma-aminobutyric acid type B receptor subunit 2-like, which codes for MVVSAVTARRSPLKITKKFDLRWQARSAVLCIGYSLSFGAMFSKTWRVHKIFTAGLSRDKMAIKDSHLLVTIAALLMIDVVFLSSWILTDPLQAKILAFEERASQENHVVTIPALYQCTCRYKTYFLAVVFTYKGLLLFFGIFLAWETRNVSIPALNDSKYIGMSVYNVFVLSIIGASVSLFFEGSVHHEAPYAILSMCLIVSTSVTLLLVFVPKIYQFHAKVKGATQNIRVSELMEGQILQSICRATQTDLGVSELKAEADEAFSSSDERPQEASDEKMAVAFNL